Below is a window of Escherichia coli DSM 30083 = JCM 1649 = ATCC 11775 DNA.
ACGTTGTTTGCTGCGCGCCAGGGCTTTGTCAGCCCTGAATCCTTCACTTTTGCCGAATCGGCGTTTGTGCTGGCGATAGTGGTGCTCGGCGGTATGGGCTCGCAATTTGCAGTGATTCTGGCGGCTGTTTTGCTGGTGGTATCGCGCGAGTTGATGCGTGATTTCAACGAATACAGCATGTTAATGCTCGGTGGTTTGATGGTGCTGATGATGATCTGGCGTCCGCAGGGCTTGCTGCCCATGACGCGCCCGCAACTCAAGCTGAAAAACGGCGCAGCAAAAGGAGAGCAGGCATGAGTCAGCCATTATTATCTGTTAACGGCCTGATGATGCGCTTCGGCGGCCTGCTGGCGGTGAACAACGTCAATCTTGAACTGTACCCGCAGGAGATCGTCTCGTTAATCGGCCCTAACGGTGCCGGAAAAACCACGGTCTTCAACTGCCTGACCGGATTCTATAAACCCACCGGCGGTACCATTTTACTGCGCGATCAGCACCTGGAAGGTTTACCGGGGCAGCAAATTGCCCGCATGGGCGTGGTGCGCACCTTCCAGCATGTACGTCTGTTCCGTGAAATGACGGTGATTGAAAACCTGCTGGTGGCACAGCATCAGCAACTGAAAACTGGGCTGTTCTCCGGCCTGTTGAAAACCCCCTCTTTCCGTCGCGCCCAGAGCGAAGCGCTCGACCGCGCCGCTACCTGGCTTGAGCGCATTGGTTTGTTGGAACATGCCAACCGTCAGGCGAGTAACCTGGCCTATGGTGACCAGCGTCGTCTGGAGATTGCCCGCTGTATGGTGACGCAGCCGGAGATTTTAATGCTCGACGAACCGGCAGCAGGTCTTAACCCGAAAGAGACGAAAGAGCTGGATGAGCTGATTGCCGAACTGCGTAACCATCACAACACCACTATCTTGTTGATTGAACATGATATGAAGCTGGTGATGGGGATTTCAGACAGAATTTACGTGGTCAATCAGGGGACGCCGCTGGCAAACGGTACACCGGAGCAGATCCGTAATAACCCGGATGTGATCCGTGCCTATTTAGGTGAGGCATAAGATGGAAAAAGTCATGTTGTCCTTTGACAAAGTCAGCGCCCACTACGGCAAAATCCAGGCGCTGCATGAGGTGAGCCTGCATATCAATCAGGGCGAGATTGTCACCCTCATTGGCGCGAACGGGGCGGGGAAAACCACCTTGCTCGGCACGTTATGCGGCGATCCGCGCGCCACCAGCGGGCGAATTGTGTTTGATGATAAAGACATTACCGACTGGCAGACGGCGAAAATCATGCGCGAAGCGGTAGCGATTGTCCCGGAAGGGCGTCGTGTCTTCTCGCGGATGACGGTGGAAGAGAACCTGGCGATGGGCGGCTTTTTTGCCGAACGCGACCAGTTCCAGGAGCGCATAAAGTGGGTCTATGAACTGTTTCCACGTCTGCATGAGCGCCGTGTTCAGCGAGCGGGCACTATGTCTGGCGGTGAACAGCAGATGCTGGCGATTGGTCGCGCGCTGATGAGCAACCCGCGTTTGTTGTTGCTTGATGAGCCATCGCTCGGGCTGGCACCGATTATCATCCAGCAAATTTTCGACACCATCGAACAACTGCGCGAGCAGGGGATGACCATCTTCCTTGTCGAGCAGAACGCCAACCAGGCGCTAAAGCTGGCGGATCGCGGCTACGTGCTGGAAAACGGTCATGTAGTGCTCTCCGATACCGGCGACGCGCTGCTGGCGAATGAAGCGGTGAGAAGTGCGTATTTAGGCGGGTAATAACACGTTGATTGATAAGGAGTCAAAAGACTCCTTTGAGACAGGTGACAAATGTAAAATTGCCTGATGCGCTGCGCTTATCAGGCCTACTGGGTGAGTTGCAATATATTGAATTTGCACGATCTTGTAGGCCGGATAAGGCGTTTACGCCGCATCCGGCATGAAACGATGAGTAATCTGTAGAGTTTGATTCAGACCTTCTATTTTTCCGCTTATCCGTGCCCCATCTCCCATTTTCCCTCGCCCGCGCCGTCACCGCCTTGTCATCTTTCTGACACCTTACTATCTTAAAAATGTAACAAAATAGTTATTTTTCTGTAATTCGAGCATGTCATGTTACTCCGCGAGCATAAAACGCGTGAATTCGCGCATTCGGTACAACAAGAGAGATAATCAATGAAACCGTTACGTTATACAGCTTCAGCACTGGCGCTCGGACTGGCTTTAATGGCAAATGCGCAGGCAGTGACGACCATTCCGTTCTGGCATTCGATGGAAGGGGAACTGGGTAAAGAGGTGGATTCTCTGGCCCAACGTTTTAACGCCGAAAACCCGGATTACAAAATTGTACCGACCTATAAAGGCAACTACGAACAGAATTTAAGCGCGGGGATTGCCGCATTTCGTACCGGCAACGCTCCGGCTATTTTGCAGGTTTATGAAGTTGGCACCGCCACCATGATGGCGTCGAAAGCCATTAAACCGGTGTATGACGTGTTTAAAGAGGCGGGGATTCAATTCGATGAGTCGCAGTTTGTGCCGACGGTTTCAGGCTACTACTCCGACAGCAAAACCGGCCACTTACTCTCCCAGCCGTTCAACAGCTCGACTCCCGTTCTCTATTACAACAAAGACGCCTTCAAGAAAGCAGGATTAGACCCGGAACAGCCGCCAAAAACCTGGCAGGATCTGGCGGACTATGCCGCAAAACTGAAAGCCTCCGGTATGAAGTGCGGCTACGCCAGCGGCTGGCAGGGATGGATCCAACTGGAAAACTTTAGCGCCTGGAACGGTTTGCCGTTTGCCAGCAAAAACAACGGCTTTGACGGCACAGACGCGGTGCTTGAGTTCAACAAGCCGGAGCAGGTGAAACACATCGCCATGCTCGAAGAGATGAACAAGAAGGGCGATTTCAGCTACGTTGGGCGTAAGGATGAATCCACCGAGAAGTTCTATAACGGTGATTGCGCGATGACCACCGCCTCTTCCGGTTCTCTCGCCAACATTCGCGAGTACGCCAAATTTAACTATGGCGTAGGCATGATGCCTTACGATGCCGATGCGAAAGATGCGCCACAAAACGCCATTATCGGCGGAGCCAGTCTATGGGTAATGCAGGGTAAAGATAAAGAAACCTACACCGGCGTGGCGAAGTTCCTCGACTTCCTCGCAAAGCCAGAAAACGCTGCCGAGTGGCATCAGAAAACCGGCTATCTGCCAATCACTAAAGCGGCGTATGACCTGACCCGTGAGCAGGGCTTTTACGAGAAAAACCCAGGAGCGGATATTGCCACGCGTCAGATGCTGAACAAGCCACCGTTGCCGTTCACCAAAGGTTTGCGTCTGGGCAACATGCCGCAGATCCGCGTGATTGTGGATGAAGAGCTGGAGAGCGTGTGGACCGGTAAGAAGACACCACAGCAGGCGCTGGATACTGCCGTTGAGCGTGGGAACCAGTTACTGCGCCGCTTTGAGAAATCGACGAAGTCTTAATCAGTGTAATGTCGGATGCGTTTCGCTTATCTGACCTGGCATCGCGTGTAGGCCGGATAAGCGAAGCGCATCCGGCACAGTTCAGGAATTAATTGTAATGTCATCATCCCGTCCGGTGTTCCGCTCGCGCTGGCTGCCTTATTTGCTGGTCGCGCCGCAGCTCATCATCACCGTTATCTTTTTTATCTGGCCTGCGGGCGAAGCGTTGTGGTACTCGCTACAAAGCGTCGATCCGTTTGGTTTCTCCAGCCAGTTTGTCGGCCTGGATAATTTCGTCACGCTGTTTCACGACAGCTACTATCTCGACGCCTTCTGGACGACGATAAAATTCAGCACCTTTGTCACCGTCAGCGGTTTGCTGGTATCGCTGTTCTTCGCAGCGCTGGTGGAGTACATCGTGCGCGGCAGTCGTTTCTATCAAACCTTGATGCTGCTGCCGTATGCCGTGGCTCCCGCCGTTGCCGCCGTATTGTGGATCTTTCTGTTTAACCCTGGTCGCGGGCTGATCACCCATTTTCTCGCTGAGTTCGGCTACGACTGGAACCACGCGCAAAACAGCGGTCAGGCGATGTTCCTGGTGGTGTTTGCCTCAGTGTGGAAGCAAATCAGCTACAACTTTCTGTTCTTCTATGCCGCGCTGCAATCCATCCCCCGTTCGTTGATCGAAGCCGCAGCCATTGATGGGGCAGGGCCGATTCGCCGCTTCTTTAAGATTGCGCTGCCGCTTATCGCTCCGGTGAGTTTCTTCCTGCTGGTGGTGAACCTGGTGTATGCCTTCTTCGACACCTTCCCGGTGATCGACGCCGCCACGTCCGGCGGGCCAGTACAGGCCACCACGACGCTGATTTATAAGATTTACCGTGAAGGCTTTACCGGACTGGATTTGGCTTCGTCTGCCGCGCAGTCGGTGGTGTTGATGTTCCTCGTCATCGTGCTGACGGTGGTGCAGTTCCGCTATGTTGAAAGCAAGGTACGTTACCAATGATTGAGAACCGTCCGTGGCTGACAATATTCAGCCATACCATGCTGATCCTCGGGATCGCGGTGATCCTCTTCCCGCTGTACGTGGCGTTTGTCGCGGCGACGCTGGATAAACAAGAAGTCTATGCCGCACCGATGACGCTAATCCCCGGCACACATCTGCTGGAAAACATCCACAACATCTGGGTAAACGGGGTAGGCACGAATAGCGCGCCGTTCTGGCGGATGTTGCTTAACAGCTTTGTGATGGCGTTCAGCATTACGCTCGGCAAAATTACCGTCTCGATGCTCTCGGCATTTGCCATTGTCTGGTTTCGTTTTCCGCTACGTAACCTCTTCTTCTGGATGATTTTTATCACCCTGATGTTGCCGGTTGAAGTGCGTATCTTCCCGACGGTGGAAGTCATCGCCAACCTGAAAATGCTCGACAGCTACGCAGGTTTAACGCTGCCGCTGATGGCCTCGGCGACCGCCACGTTTCTGTTTCGCCAGTTCTTTATGACCCTACCGGATGAACTGGTGGAAGCCGCGCGGATCGACGGCGCGTCGCCAATGCGTTTCTTTTGCGACATCGTTTTTCCGCTGTCCAAAACCAATCTGGCGGCGCTGTTTGTGATTACCTTTATTTACGGCTGGAACCAGTATTTGTGGCCGTTGTTGATTATTACCGACGTTGATCTCGGCACCACCGTGGCAGGGATTAAAGGGATGATCGCCACAGGCGAAGGCACAACGGAATGGAACTCGGTGATGGCGGCGATGTTGTTAACCCTGATCCCACCAGTAGTGATTGTTTTAGTGATGCAGCGTGCCTTCGTGCGCGGCCTGGTCGATAGTGAGAAATAAGATGGCAGGACTGAAATTACAGGCAGTAACCAAAAGCTGGGATGGCAAAACCCAGGTCATTAAACCGCTGACCCTTGATGTGGCGGATGGCGAATTTATCGTGATGGTCGGGCCGTCTG
It encodes the following:
- the ugpB gene encoding sn-glycerol-3-phosphate ABC transporter substrate-binding protein UgpB, with product MKPLRYTASALALGLALMANAQAVTTIPFWHSMEGELGKEVDSLAQRFNAENPDYKIVPTYKGNYEQNLSAGIAAFRTGNAPAILQVYEVGTATMMASKAIKPVYDVFKEAGIQFDESQFVPTVSGYYSDSKTGHLLSQPFNSSTPVLYYNKDAFKKAGLDPEQPPKTWQDLADYAAKLKASGMKCGYASGWQGWIQLENFSAWNGLPFASKNNGFDGTDAVLEFNKPEQVKHIAMLEEMNKKGDFSYVGRKDESTEKFYNGDCAMTTASSGSLANIREYAKFNYGVGMMPYDADAKDAPQNAIIGGASLWVMQGKDKETYTGVAKFLDFLAKPENAAEWHQKTGYLPITKAAYDLTREQGFYEKNPGADIATRQMLNKPPLPFTKGLRLGNMPQIRVIVDEELESVWTGKKTPQQALDTAVERGNQLLRRFEKSTKS
- the livF gene encoding high-affinity branched-chain amino acid ABC transporter ATP-binding protein LivF, which translates into the protein MEKVMLSFDKVSAHYGKIQALHEVSLHINQGEIVTLIGANGAGKTTLLGTLCGDPRATSGRIVFDDKDITDWQTAKIMREAVAIVPEGRRVFSRMTVEENLAMGGFFAERDQFQERIKWVYELFPRLHERRVQRAGTMSGGEQQMLAIGRALMSNPRLLLLDEPSLGLAPIIIQQIFDTIEQLREQGMTIFLVEQNANQALKLADRGYVLENGHVVLSDTGDALLANEAVRSAYLGG
- the livG gene encoding high-affinity branched-chain amino acid ABC transporter ATP-binding protein LivG, with protein sequence MSQPLLSVNGLMMRFGGLLAVNNVNLELYPQEIVSLIGPNGAGKTTVFNCLTGFYKPTGGTILLRDQHLEGLPGQQIARMGVVRTFQHVRLFREMTVIENLLVAQHQQLKTGLFSGLLKTPSFRRAQSEALDRAATWLERIGLLEHANRQASNLAYGDQRRLEIARCMVTQPEILMLDEPAAGLNPKETKELDELIAELRNHHNTTILLIEHDMKLVMGISDRIYVVNQGTPLANGTPEQIRNNPDVIRAYLGEA
- the ugpA gene encoding sn-glycerol-3-phosphate ABC transporter permease UgpA; the encoded protein is MSSSRPVFRSRWLPYLLVAPQLIITVIFFIWPAGEALWYSLQSVDPFGFSSQFVGLDNFVTLFHDSYYLDAFWTTIKFSTFVTVSGLLVSLFFAALVEYIVRGSRFYQTLMLLPYAVAPAVAAVLWIFLFNPGRGLITHFLAEFGYDWNHAQNSGQAMFLVVFASVWKQISYNFLFFYAALQSIPRSLIEAAAIDGAGPIRRFFKIALPLIAPVSFFLLVVNLVYAFFDTFPVIDAATSGGPVQATTTLIYKIYREGFTGLDLASSAAQSVVLMFLVIVLTVVQFRYVESKVRYQ
- the ugpE gene encoding sn-glycerol-3-phosphate ABC transporter permease UgpE, with the translated sequence MIENRPWLTIFSHTMLILGIAVILFPLYVAFVAATLDKQEVYAAPMTLIPGTHLLENIHNIWVNGVGTNSAPFWRMLLNSFVMAFSITLGKITVSMLSAFAIVWFRFPLRNLFFWMIFITLMLPVEVRIFPTVEVIANLKMLDSYAGLTLPLMASATATFLFRQFFMTLPDELVEAARIDGASPMRFFCDIVFPLSKTNLAALFVITFIYGWNQYLWPLLIITDVDLGTTVAGIKGMIATGEGTTEWNSVMAAMLLTLIPPVVIVLVMQRAFVRGLVDSEK